The following is a genomic window from Amycolatopsis australiensis.
GCCCGCATCCAGGCGATCGACTACGACGATCCGGCGTCACCGGCGTACCGGATGTTCTACCTGGCCGTGCCGAACAGCACCGGCGGCAGCTTCACCGCGGCGCAGGCACATGTGGGCGGGATGGCCTGGTACGGCGACAAGATCTACGTGACGGCCGTGGGCAACACGTCGACCGCGATCCGGGTGTTTTCCACCAAGCACATCCTGCAGATGACCGACACGACGTCGAACGCGATCGGCAGGACTCCGGGTGGCTATGCGGCGTACACGTACAAGTACGCGATGATGCAGATCGGGTACTACACGTACGCGGGCGGCACGTGCAGCATGGCGTCCGACACCGGCGTGCCGTGCTTCTCGTCGATGTCGCTGGACCGCACCACGAGCCCGGCGTCGATCGTGACGACGGAGTACTTCTCGGACCAGAGCCTGCACGGCCGCCTCTACCGCTACCCGACGGGCACGGACTACCTGCTGGCGGCCGCATCGGGCACGGTGGCGGCGACGGAGGCGGTCCGCAGCTCGGTGGGCAACATGCAGGGAGTGCTGTCCCACGACGGCAAGTGGTACGTGGCCCACAGCTCGGCGACGACCAACGGCCAGCTGTGGAAGCAGACGACAACGGCGAGCACGTCGGCGACCTGCGGCACGCCCGCGACGACGGCGTGCTGGGCACTCCACCCGGAGGCGCTGACGTACGACTGGTCGACGGGCCTGGTGTGGTCCCAGTCGGAGTGGTCGACGGCCGACTGCGCCGTCCAGGGCCAGACGTGCGGGCGGGCGGTGTTCGCGGTGCCGCTGTCCGCGCTGGGCTGACTCAGGCGAGCAGGGACGTTCCGAGCGCGGTGATGCCGTGGACCACGTGGCGCCCGGAACGTTCCCGCTCGGCGAGCCCGGCTTCCCGCAGGACACGCAGGTGCTGCGACACGGCGCTGGGCGTGACGCCGAGCGCGCGGGCGAGCTCGGTCGTGGTCGCGGGGGAGCGGAGAGCTTCGAGAAGCCCGGCCCGCGCCCGCCCGAGCAGGCGGACGACGGCGTCCGGCGGCGGCCGCGTGCCCGCCGTCCACAGGGCGCCGCGTCCGCGGGCGGGATACCGGACAGTGGTCTGCGTCGACGTGCTCTTCTTGACCAGCACGTGCGGTGAGCCCAGCACGACGGGCATCAGGACGAGGCCGCCGGGTCCCCGGTTCACGACGCGGTCGGCGCGCCACCGGTCGCCGGTCAGCAGAAGCCTGCCGTCCTGCCAGCGCAGGTCCGGGTGCAGGCCGGTGAACAGCGTGCCGGCGCCGCCCGCGGCGAGTGTCCGGGCGCGGTG
Proteins encoded in this region:
- a CDS encoding DUF5937 family protein, which gives rise to MAWTIELGVAELAATRFAISPLSETVACLQQLGGRDRQASTLPWRRWAEDRLARSPLSLPWTWPLIVGDRPGWPEFLVPAPRDSGPSIDDDLAALRRTTARQVRASLGRVFGREQRGLIAELAAHPAAGLKAIADELRTAYERLVAPHWPRIRAVLDADVAHRARTLAAGGAGTLFTGLHPDLRWQDGRLLLTGDRWRADRVVNRGPGGLVLMPVVLGSPHVLVKKSTSTQTTVRYPARGRGALWTAGTRPPPDAVVRLLGRARAGLLEALRSPATTTELARALGVTPSAVSQHLRVLREAGLAERERSGRHVVHGITALGTSLLA